The Vibrio nitrifigilis genome window below encodes:
- a CDS encoding sugar porter family MFS transporter yields the protein MNSGTKQHNLLYVIAICTVAALGGLLQGYDTSVISGVIEPLTTHFALTSSQTGWAVSSIVIGCVLGAYLAGKLADRYGRRMALTITVFFMLISIVGMALATNFTTFIIFRIVGGFGIGLSSVVSPIYMTEIAPAAYRGRVVTMNMICFVGGQVLVLAVNYLIVKGADHSWLTATGWRYMLGFGLVPCAAFLIFVGFIPESPRWNVMQGRNDEALKTLARISTKEHAAHVLEEIKKSFEIDKLDRMNKKLTQKTPLGRNAKIFILIASLVAAFNQFTGINIIQYFGPTLLRNVTDSMEQAMFLVTWLAGLQFLGVLTGMALVDKVGRKVLLLIGSFGTFFCLALTFVIFYLGIKGYVSIIGLLGFMFIFGMTWSQIAWTVVGEILPNRIRGIGMGIAYAAMWGSNFIISQLFPVINNNAWLHQKFNGGFPLLLFSMTCLLSLWFVKRYIPETKGIPLEEVEDLLTARVDHNYVPIKSHATKEATN from the coding sequence ATGAACAGCGGAACAAAGCAGCATAACTTACTTTATGTTATTGCTATATGCACGGTTGCTGCATTAGGAGGTTTATTACAAGGTTATGATACATCGGTTATTTCCGGGGTTATTGAGCCACTAACAACACATTTTGCATTAACCTCATCACAAACAGGTTGGGCAGTGTCCAGTATTGTTATCGGATGCGTTTTGGGGGCTTATCTAGCAGGCAAACTTGCCGATCGTTATGGTCGCAGAATGGCTCTTACGATAACGGTATTCTTTATGCTTATTTCAATCGTAGGAATGGCACTTGCGACCAACTTCACTACCTTTATTATCTTTCGTATTGTAGGTGGATTTGGTATCGGATTATCATCCGTCGTCTCACCTATTTATATGACCGAAATCGCTCCTGCGGCTTATCGGGGTCGTGTTGTCACCATGAATATGATTTGTTTTGTGGGTGGACAAGTACTTGTTCTAGCGGTGAATTACTTAATCGTCAAAGGAGCGGATCACAGTTGGCTTACCGCCACAGGTTGGCGTTATATGCTTGGTTTTGGTCTTGTTCCTTGTGCCGCTTTCCTTATCTTTGTGGGATTTATTCCTGAATCTCCTCGCTGGAATGTGATGCAAGGGCGTAACGATGAAGCGCTGAAAACACTGGCGCGAATTTCGACTAAAGAGCATGCGGCACATGTCTTAGAAGAAATTAAAAAATCATTCGAAATCGATAAATTGGATCGGATGAATAAAAAACTTACCCAGAAAACACCACTTGGCCGTAACGCAAAAATCTTTATTTTAATCGCATCTTTAGTCGCTGCCTTTAACCAATTTACCGGCATCAACATCATTCAATATTTTGGTCCAACTTTACTGCGAAACGTCACCGACAGTATGGAACAAGCGATGTTTTTGGTTACTTGGCTCGCAGGTTTGCAATTTCTTGGCGTGCTCACTGGTATGGCACTCGTCGATAAAGTCGGCCGCAAAGTATTGTTGCTGATTGGCTCTTTCGGCACCTTCTTTTGTCTCGCCTTAACATTCGTCATTTTTTACCTAGGCATTAAAGGATATGTTTCAATTATTGGCCTACTAGGGTTCATGTTCATTTTCGGGATGACATGGTCGCAAATTGCTTGGACTGTCGTTGGTGAAATATTACCTAACCGCATCCGCGGTATCGGTATGGGGATTGCCTATGCCGCTATGTGGGGATCGAATTTCATTATTAGTCAGTTATTTCCGGTCATTAATAACAATGCTTGGCTACACCAAAAATTTAATGGTGGTTTTCCATTACTATTATTCTCCATGACGTGCCTGCTCTCATTATGGTTCGTGAAACGTTATATTCCTGAAACTAAAGGGATCCCACTAGAAGAAGTTGAAGACTTACTGACGGCACGTGTTGATCACAACTATGTGCCAATAAAAAGTCACGCCACTAAAGAAGCAACAAACTAA
- a CDS encoding TIM barrel protein, with protein sequence MQVDIEFADEIEQLVQAIPYDIAGLCFDTGHLYYSGMDPIVWLTKYLDRIDYIHFKDVNAAIHKTVINRELDFFSACAEGVMCPIGKGAIDYPAIHKYLVDVDYQGWITIEQERDPLNVDGSLADVTESLNYLKSVGFSR encoded by the coding sequence ATGCAGGTGGATATAGAATTTGCAGATGAAATTGAACAGTTAGTGCAAGCGATTCCCTATGACATTGCAGGGCTATGTTTTGATACAGGACATCTTTACTACTCAGGTATGGATCCTATTGTGTGGTTAACTAAATACCTTGATCGCATCGACTATATCCATTTTAAAGACGTCAATGCAGCAATTCACAAAACAGTGATTAATCGAGAGTTAGACTTTTTCTCAGCTTGTGCCGAAGGGGTAATGTGCCCGATAGGTAAAGGGGCAATAGACTATCCCGCAATCCACAAATATTTAGTAGACGTTGACTACCAAGGTTGGATTACGATTGAACAAGAACGTGATCCCCTCAATGTTGACGGGAGTTTAGCCGACGTCACCGAAAGCCTGAACTACCTCAAGTCTGTCGGTTTTAGCCGATAA
- a CDS encoding ABC transporter substrate-binding protein: MVRVKHVISGLIASVVLGTSAQVLAAEIKVGMSAALTGPASALGIAVKDGIETYFDEVNAQGGVKGNKITFVPLDDGYEPAKAAPNMETLIKKDNVLAVLGNVGTPTAIVTVPIANKDKTLLFGAYTGAGVLRQTPPDRYVINYRASYAEETAAMVKNLLANGIKPEEIAFFTQNDGYGDAGYNGAVKALKAEGFNDVDKLAHGRYTRNTTNVEQALGTILDAEVEPKAIIMVGAYAPCAEFIRQAKQDFDDMIFLNVSFVGSIPLMKALGDDAEGVIVTQVVPHFDSDLPGVAEYRKALAKYKPNSSPDFVSLEGYLLAKIFVAGLNDAPSMTREGVIDGLEKLKNLDIGINVPISFSASQHQASHKVWPTIIRGGKYEPLDWATLR; encoded by the coding sequence ATGGTTCGTGTAAAACACGTAATTTCAGGGCTTATTGCCTCTGTCGTACTCGGTACTTCAGCTCAGGTACTTGCCGCAGAAATTAAAGTTGGGATGTCTGCTGCGCTAACGGGTCCAGCTTCAGCCTTGGGTATCGCAGTGAAAGACGGCATTGAAACCTACTTTGATGAAGTGAATGCCCAAGGTGGTGTAAAAGGGAATAAGATTACGTTTGTTCCGTTAGATGATGGCTATGAGCCTGCTAAAGCCGCGCCTAATATGGAAACCTTGATAAAAAAAGATAATGTATTAGCCGTGCTGGGTAATGTGGGCACACCAACAGCGATTGTGACCGTGCCGATTGCTAACAAAGACAAAACGCTGCTGTTTGGTGCTTATACCGGGGCAGGGGTATTACGTCAAACACCACCAGACCGATACGTTATTAACTACCGAGCTAGCTACGCTGAAGAGACAGCCGCTATGGTGAAGAACTTACTTGCCAATGGTATTAAACCAGAAGAAATCGCCTTTTTTACGCAAAATGATGGTTATGGCGACGCAGGCTATAACGGTGCAGTAAAAGCGTTAAAAGCCGAAGGATTTAATGATGTCGACAAACTCGCGCATGGTCGTTATACCCGCAATACCACCAACGTTGAACAAGCGTTAGGGACCATTTTGGATGCCGAAGTTGAACCGAAAGCGATCATCATGGTTGGAGCCTATGCGCCTTGTGCGGAATTTATTCGTCAGGCTAAGCAGGATTTTGATGACATGATTTTCCTTAACGTCTCTTTCGTTGGCAGTATTCCTTTGATGAAGGCTCTGGGTGATGATGCTGAAGGCGTGATTGTGACCCAAGTTGTTCCTCACTTTGATTCCGATCTTCCGGGGGTCGCTGAATATCGTAAAGCACTGGCGAAATACAAACCGAATTCTTCTCCTGATTTTGTGTCACTTGAAGGGTATCTGCTAGCGAAAATTTTTGTCGCTGGTTTAAACGATGCACCATCAATGACCAGAGAAGGTGTGATTGATGGGTTGGAAAAACTGAAAAATTTGGACATTGGTATCAATGTACCTATCAGTTTCAGTGCCTCTCAGCATCAAGCAAGTCACAAAGTTTGGCCAACCATCATCCGCGGTGGCAAATATGAACCTTTGGATTGGGCAACGTTGCGTTAA
- a CDS encoding helix-turn-helix domain-containing protein, whose product MQNEHLKLLGDFLRIKREQVQPESIGLSRPIRSRAKGLRREDVAYKAGISTVWYSQIERGQALGISMQVLKAISDTLLLSPSEYKYICNLVNSVPNGLPVVQSATLTSKTSQLLFQLNPLPALLQNEYLDIIGSNKAFDLMVGFSVMEIEPENRNYLYLTISNTDWNKFLNIDSKSKLERQIYRIAGFLRNALAANPNDEKLKLKIESFISQSPIFVSAWQNNSVLQPEETSYTYNHASIGHITLDKQIWWNIDGNSNSRLNIYSPSESIDEQHLAELFDA is encoded by the coding sequence GTGCAAAACGAACATCTGAAGCTTTTAGGTGATTTTTTACGCATAAAGAGAGAGCAGGTTCAACCTGAATCGATTGGACTATCAAGACCTATTCGCTCTAGAGCTAAAGGATTGAGAAGAGAGGATGTGGCATACAAAGCTGGTATCAGTACCGTTTGGTATAGCCAAATAGAACGTGGGCAAGCATTGGGTATCTCGATGCAAGTTTTAAAAGCAATATCAGATACATTGCTGTTATCCCCTTCTGAGTACAAATATATTTGTAACCTAGTTAATTCAGTACCCAACGGACTACCTGTTGTTCAATCTGCGACATTAACATCAAAAACCAGCCAACTCCTGTTTCAACTAAACCCACTGCCCGCATTATTGCAAAATGAATATCTCGATATTATTGGCTCTAATAAAGCATTTGATCTCATGGTTGGGTTTTCTGTAATGGAAATCGAACCTGAAAATAGAAATTACTTGTACCTTACCATCTCAAATACTGACTGGAACAAATTTCTCAATATCGATAGCAAATCTAAGCTTGAAAGACAGATATATCGAATAGCAGGATTTCTGAGAAATGCGCTGGCAGCGAATCCTAACGACGAAAAATTAAAACTGAAAATTGAATCATTTATCTCTCAATCTCCAATATTTGTGTCTGCTTGGCAGAACAACAGCGTGCTACAGCCAGAGGAAACCTCATACACTTACAATCATGCTTCTATTGGGCATATAACGTTAGATAAACAGATATGGTGGAACATTGACGGAAACTCGAATAGCCGTCTAAATATTTATTCCCCTAGTGAAAGTATTGATGAA
- a CDS encoding sugar phosphate isomerase/epimerase family protein, with amino-acid sequence MKKALHGVSVWYSNAATQLRIARDCGFDALEILPEHLFRYLDNGGTFDKFIQLMDEYNIEISCINALKRIGRYKNGERDQMLREAERICQAAKRLKCPVVQIMALNELDDLTEGERTSILVRNIRDIADIGKKYGVKFQIEVVAFTKLNSLSQGLEIIRRVDRDNVGLVIDFWHLHSGGATTPDEVANMDVNLIYGVHFCDGRVVKQNEKWDEWVQRDYQPGEGEVDVPAWIKAVKATGYDGVWSPEQLSPTHWEDDLWKIGKDNYNSLVKYCA; translated from the coding sequence ATGAAAAAAGCGCTTCATGGGGTGTCAGTTTGGTATAGCAATGCAGCTACTCAATTACGAATTGCTAGAGATTGTGGTTTTGATGCACTAGAAATTCTGCCGGAACATTTATTTAGGTATTTAGATAATGGTGGAACTTTTGATAAATTCATTCAATTAATGGATGAATATAATATTGAGATCAGTTGTATTAATGCGTTGAAGCGTATTGGTCGATATAAAAATGGTGAACGTGATCAAATGCTACGCGAAGCAGAACGAATCTGCCAAGCCGCTAAGCGGTTAAAATGTCCAGTTGTGCAAATAATGGCTCTTAACGAACTTGATGATTTAACTGAAGGTGAGCGCACCTCCATTTTGGTCAGAAATATTCGCGATATAGCCGATATTGGCAAAAAATACGGGGTTAAATTTCAAATTGAAGTCGTTGCTTTCACTAAGTTGAATAGCTTAAGCCAAGGGTTAGAGATCATTCGCCGGGTTGATCGTGACAATGTTGGTCTTGTCATCGATTTTTGGCACTTACACTCTGGGGGCGCGACGACTCCAGATGAAGTTGCGAATATGGACGTAAACCTAATTTATGGTGTTCATTTTTGCGATGGCAGAGTAGTGAAACAAAATGAAAAATGGGATGAGTGGGTGCAGCGAGATTATCAACCGGGAGAGGGGGAAGTCGATGTACCTGCATGGATCAAGGCCGTTAAAGCCACTGGATATGATGGTGTTTGGAGCCCTGAACAATTGAGCCCAACTCACTGGGAAGATGATTTATGGAAAATTGGCAAAGATAACTACAACAGTCTTGTCAAATATTGTGCTTGA
- a CDS encoding sugar phosphate isomerase/epimerase family protein: MTIHIANAPCSWGVDDPNNPHLPPWDKVLNEAHQAGYKSIELGPWSYLPTNTKVLSDELNQRDLSIVAGTIFDDLVSEDNFANILELTHNICRNLSQIPTSERLLGSNYPAPYLVIIDFGHSERARYAGNSNKAPRMNSYDWNKMVQHIKEISQLAWQEYGVRPVIHPHAGGYRICR; this comes from the coding sequence ATGACGATTCATATTGCTAATGCCCCCTGCAGTTGGGGGGTGGACGATCCCAACAACCCTCATCTTCCGCCGTGGGATAAAGTGTTAAATGAAGCTCACCAAGCGGGATACAAAAGTATTGAATTAGGGCCGTGGAGTTATTTACCGACTAATACTAAAGTGCTCAGTGACGAATTAAATCAGCGCGACCTCTCTATCGTCGCAGGCACGATTTTTGATGATTTAGTCAGCGAAGATAATTTCGCCAACATTCTGGAGTTGACTCATAATATTTGCCGCAATTTGTCTCAAATCCCCACATCAGAACGGCTGCTCGGGTCCAACTATCCCGCCCCCTATTTGGTCATCATCGATTTTGGTCATAGTGAACGCGCACGTTATGCGGGCAATTCAAATAAGGCACCACGAATGAACAGCTATGATTGGAATAAAATGGTGCAACATATTAAGGAGATTAGCCAGCTCGCATGGCAAGAATATGGCGTAAGACCTGTGATCCATCCGCATGCAGGTGGATATAGAATTTGCAGATGA
- a CDS encoding multidrug effflux MFS transporter, translating to MNDKLTRPHFLAILCILMAFASLSIDLYLPAMPLMEKELHGDIELTVTAFLIGFSIAQLIWGPISDSFGRRLPLFIGMFMFIVGSAGCAFSINIEQIVLWRIVQAFGACTGPMLARAMIRDSFSRIKAAQMFSTLFFFMAVAPIVGPLIGGQIIRFSRWQVIFGMLIVLGVFMFISLFALPETLPEEKRVTLSFVNAFHNYLVLLKNRTFMKYTLCLTFFYVAAYAYMTGSPFVYISYFGIAPQYFGLLFGLNLLGVMAMSMINRRLVLRYPLKYLLKAAAFVSLLAAAVLALVVKLQIGGVIAVVLSIFLFFSMNGIIAANTTTAALDSAPFLAGSASAVIGALQYGSGIVSTLLLAFFHDGTPWTMAWIMLVFTFASVVTLLLPNTTVKESVVVE from the coding sequence ATGAATGATAAGTTAACCAGACCACATTTTCTAGCAATCCTATGCATACTGATGGCGTTTGCCTCTTTATCTATTGATTTGTATCTACCCGCTATGCCATTGATGGAGAAAGAACTGCATGGGGACATTGAATTAACCGTTACCGCGTTTCTCATAGGATTTTCTATCGCTCAATTAATATGGGGACCTATTAGTGATTCTTTTGGGCGTCGTTTGCCTCTTTTCATCGGTATGTTTATGTTTATCGTAGGCTCTGCTGGATGTGCGTTCTCTATCAATATTGAGCAGATAGTGCTTTGGCGAATTGTTCAAGCATTTGGTGCTTGTACCGGTCCCATGCTTGCGAGGGCAATGATCCGAGATTCTTTTAGCCGTATTAAGGCGGCACAGATGTTTTCAACACTATTTTTCTTTATGGCTGTTGCGCCAATTGTCGGTCCTTTAATTGGAGGGCAGATAATTCGTTTTAGTCGTTGGCAAGTCATTTTCGGAATGTTAATCGTTCTCGGTGTGTTCATGTTTATCTCATTGTTTGCATTACCTGAAACGTTACCTGAAGAGAAGAGAGTCACGTTGTCTTTTGTAAACGCATTTCATAACTATCTAGTACTTCTGAAGAATCGAACCTTCATGAAATATACGCTTTGTCTGACATTCTTCTATGTTGCTGCATACGCTTATATGACTGGCTCGCCATTTGTTTACATCAGCTATTTTGGAATAGCGCCACAATACTTTGGTTTACTCTTTGGACTTAATCTTTTAGGAGTTATGGCAATGAGTATGATAAATCGGCGCCTTGTTTTACGATACCCATTAAAATACTTACTAAAAGCGGCAGCTTTCGTTTCTTTACTAGCAGCAGCTGTATTGGCTTTAGTGGTTAAGTTACAAATCGGAGGGGTTATTGCTGTTGTACTATCAATCTTTTTATTTTTTTCAATGAATGGGATCATCGCCGCTAATACTACAACAGCTGCATTAGATTCCGCCCCATTTTTAGCAGGCTCTGCTTCAGCCGTTATTGGCGCTCTGCAATATGGAAGTGGTATTGTATCGACTCTTTTATTGGCATTTTTTCATGATGGAACACCCTGGACGATGGCTTGGATTATGTTGGTGTTTACATTTGCTAGTGTTGTAACACTGTTACTACCAAATACCACAGTAAAAGAAAGTGTAGTGGTTGAGTAA